From Candidatus Saganbacteria bacterium, a single genomic window includes:
- a CDS encoding fructose-bisphosphatase class III → MIRSTSNSHSRIKIDPQLIRRAIALTLPNRPGTIPLPGYIGRPGMVLMSDSHGEIESVLSISAALPSSIRFAIDLGDKVDHGPDPIGTNFVLQTMRIKRVLGNHDGMWIDAGLGIPSQSIELIRWLMRYNEIKFLTSDLGIILNPLKDYAEKYFPAGSHRIETKSKESPVMEAAATYLKIIAEAPIRFPEHAGTRLNESDLRVRRALFFKSGFDALRGPEKEIFGRLTGPERLLKADSDYFYRLIGGLKTFTEEEQTVMDHCASEFRNNEVFYDFVRWMVGEGDIHLTFRPYQGYPCGIIATHATIPLDENGDFKPFFGKTGRAVMLEIKERIQIAMEAWRHVVQHGDTTMMELHQEKINSLAYLPWTAGSPIYGRQMQTAARAVLPESSGTWEEPKEPFFTHFEKYTEPQDTDKTRRLIAGSFGIPDHNNFVIVRGHEPSKDGSFQVLAGGFVINIDGGLAAKYGRKGGALVFGDRGAAWLSYPGLEYSRVPLPMERH, encoded by the coding sequence ATGATCAGAAGTACAAGCAATTCGCATTCAAGGATAAAGATAGACCCTCAACTGATAAGGAGAGCGATTGCCTTGACATTACCAAACAGGCCCGGGACAATTCCTCTTCCAGGCTATATTGGCAGGCCGGGAATGGTCCTTATGTCAGATTCTCACGGCGAAATTGAAAGCGTACTTAGTATCTCTGCGGCTCTGCCGTCCAGCATAAGATTCGCGATAGATCTCGGCGACAAGGTCGACCACGGGCCTGACCCGATAGGCACTAACTTTGTTCTTCAGACAATGCGGATAAAAAGAGTATTGGGAAATCATGACGGAATGTGGATAGACGCCGGTCTCGGCATACCCTCCCAATCAATAGAACTAATAAGATGGCTTATGAGGTATAACGAGATCAAATTTTTGACCTCGGATCTCGGCATAATATTAAACCCGCTCAAGGACTATGCCGAAAAATATTTCCCCGCGGGTTCGCACAGGATCGAAACAAAGTCAAAAGAGTCTCCTGTCATGGAAGCCGCAGCCACATATCTCAAGATAATCGCCGAGGCTCCTATAAGGTTCCCCGAACATGCGGGGACACGGTTAAACGAATCTGACCTCAGGGTGCGCAGGGCTTTATTTTTTAAATCGGGCTTCGACGCATTGCGTGGACCGGAAAAGGAGATCTTCGGCCGCCTAACGGGGCCCGAACGTCTCTTAAAAGCCGACTCGGATTATTTTTACCGCCTGATCGGAGGCTTAAAAACATTTACGGAAGAAGAACAGACTGTGATGGACCATTGCGCAAGTGAATTCAGGAACAACGAGGTATTTTATGATTTTGTCCGCTGGATGGTCGGAGAAGGCGACATCCATCTGACCTTCAGGCCTTACCAGGGATATCCCTGCGGTATTATCGCCACTCACGCGACGATACCCCTTGACGAAAACGGGGATTTCAAGCCTTTCTTCGGAAAAACAGGAAGGGCCGTCATGCTCGAAATAAAAGAACGGATCCAGATAGCGATGGAAGCGTGGAGGCATGTCGTGCAGCACGGCGACACGACCATGATGGAGCTTCATCAGGAAAAGATAAACTCGCTGGCTTATCTTCCGTGGACCGCAGGGTCACCAATATACGGAAGGCAGATGCAGACCGCGGCCAGAGCCGTGCTTCCGGAATCCTCCGGCACATGGGAAGAGCCGAAAGAGCCGTTCTTTACCCATTTTGAAAAATACACGGAGCCTCAGGATACTGACAAGACAAGAAGATTGATAGCCGGATCTTTCGGGATACCTGACCATAACAATTTTGTCATTGTAAGGGGCCACGAACCCAGCAAGGACGGGTCATTCCAGGTCCTTGCCGGAGGGTTCGTGATAAACATCGACGGCGGCCTTGCGGCAAAATACGGGAGAAAAGGCGGAGCTTTGGTATTCGGGGACAGAGGAGCCGCATGGCTTTCGTATCCGGGCCTGGAATATTCACGGGTCCCTCTGCCCATGGAAAGACATTAG
- the murI gene encoding glutamate racemase, translating to MTEVSVAKSIAHDRIVPNAGEGQSQAKITASSPIGMFDSGVGGLSVLKEVIKQMPSEDVIYFADTARLPYGGRSPQEIVKFNYEILNFLVSQGVKLVIMACGTSSSVAYPIVKDHYKIPTVSLIEPGAAAAVRETGKGRIGIIATQATIDSSAYQRAIRKIKKDADVFAAACPLFVPLIEGGFIEADETKRVALQYLKPMLKSGIDTLVLGCTHYPHLTKILREITGIKIKFIDPAEEAVSQAKSILVSKGLAASRVSAGTKVNHKYFVSGSAVQFQDLGSRLLGRPLQNVKQIALPKSGKRGYLRQAANV from the coding sequence ATGACAGAAGTAAGCGTGGCAAAATCTATCGCGCATGACAGGATAGTTCCCAATGCAGGCGAGGGGCAGTCGCAGGCAAAGATAACTGCTTCGTCTCCGATAGGCATGTTCGATTCAGGGGTCGGCGGGTTGAGCGTACTGAAGGAGGTTATCAAACAGATGCCTTCGGAGGATGTGATATATTTTGCTGACACGGCGCGCCTTCCGTACGGGGGCAGGTCACCGCAGGAGATCGTAAAGTTTAATTACGAGATACTCAATTTTCTGGTATCGCAGGGTGTCAAGCTTGTGATCATGGCATGCGGTACATCTTCCTCGGTCGCTTATCCGATCGTAAAAGATCATTACAAGATACCGACTGTCTCTTTGATAGAACCCGGCGCTGCCGCAGCTGTACGGGAGACGGGAAAAGGCCGGATAGGTATAATAGCTACGCAGGCTACGATCGATTCAAGCGCCTACCAGAGGGCGATCAGAAAAATAAAAAAGGATGCTGATGTATTCGCGGCAGCATGCCCTTTGTTCGTGCCCCTGATAGAAGGAGGGTTCATCGAGGCTGATGAGACAAAAAGGGTCGCTTTGCAGTATCTGAAACCGATGCTGAAATCAGGCATTGATACGCTTGTGCTCGGCTGTACCCACTATCCGCACCTGACAAAGATACTCAGGGAGATAACCGGCATAAAAATAAAATTTATTGATCCGGCGGAGGAGGCAGTTTCACAGGCAAAGAGCATCCTTGTTTCCAAGGGGCTTGCGGCTTCAAGAGTGTCGGCCGGGACAAAAGTGAACCATAAATATTTTGTAAGCGGCAGCGCGGTACAGTTCCAGGACCTGGGGAGCAGGCTTCTGGGAAGACCGCTCCAAAATGTCAAACAAATAGCCCTTCCAAAATCGGGGAAGCGCGGCTATTTAAGGCAGGCGGCAAATGTTTGA
- a CDS encoding GIY-YIG nuclease family protein codes for MTQHHVYVLQSEKDNKFYIGYTIDLARRLKQHNDGEVVSTKPRRPLELIFYEAYLNQKDALRREDYFKTTAGKRALKIMLKEYLKGKLLPA; via the coding sequence ATGACACAACACCACGTTTATGTTCTTCAAAGTGAAAAAGACAATAAATTTTATATTGGTTATACAATAGACCTCGCCAGAAGGTTGAAACAGCATAATGATGGCGAAGTGGTATCTACAAAACCACGAAGGCCACTAGAGCTTATTTTTTACGAAGCCTATCTTAATCAAAAAGACGCTTTAAGAAGAGAAGATTATTTTAAAACAACAGCAGGCAAAAGAGCATTAAAGATAATGTTGAAAGAATATTTAAAAGGGAAATTACTCCCGGCTTAA
- a CDS encoding N-acetylmuramoyl-L-alanine amidase — MKRPLIFFLLFFISSAVSAGQLIGVSVDSKKNSDSIAIELSSPVEPKMFKLKEPDRLVIDLKDTFWDGGKKILDVVSDRISSVRWAQNSVHPDNVRVVVDLKMNVAHEVATENNGNKIIVRFGNPGDSSSVIERSPSPEAANILAATIESSGRKAIELSVSKPESVIEEEKTEISLSPYSKEIIPSSRIKSPPFAKLKTFSVYVNGKKMNIGRKPVFVKNTLMVPAVGFLSFCGFETSFDKKIKTLTARQSTEVEVRMTSGSNIITVNGKERTMQAAVQKKAGKLFIPLIPTAKWAGLGAVWDKGAKALYISPRITKISWEDVGGTKSVLMTASSKVPTFETEEKDRPMIFVLKIPNFILDVDTEKISVKEDGIKGIKSFQSGGDIKVGIYLEEKQASRIMQNDKQIIISFPPMVTAVTFTEESESVKIKIASTKPVLFETRRLSDPERIIIDIPEAIYAGPNHIEIGKGGVLRVRASQFKTDPVVSRVVVDLAKEQAFNAVLSDDNRYFSLGVEKGDISAPQEARPAKLKKEKILRGKVIVIDPGHGGSDPGAFGASGDRVKEKDLNLATAKKLIRMLSDAGAVPFLSREEDAEISLAGRVEFARNNKADILICMHYNSSFRSDISGTETYYYNPNSKLLASLIHRDIVSELGRQDRGLAQVKFYVIYNSPMPSVLVEPVYLSNSDEERLATDADFQEKVAKAIFDGIKQYFEVLKKIG; from the coding sequence ATGAAAAGACCATTAATATTTTTTCTATTGTTTTTTATATCTTCCGCAGTATCAGCAGGGCAGTTGATCGGTGTTTCCGTAGACTCCAAAAAGAACTCCGATTCGATAGCTATAGAACTTTCATCCCCCGTTGAACCAAAAATGTTCAAATTGAAAGAGCCGGACAGGCTTGTGATCGACCTCAAAGATACGTTCTGGGACGGCGGCAAAAAGATCCTTGATGTTGTGAGCGACAGGATATCGTCGGTACGGTGGGCGCAAAACAGCGTGCATCCCGATAATGTGAGGGTCGTGGTGGACTTGAAAATGAACGTTGCCCATGAAGTGGCCACTGAAAACAACGGGAATAAAATAATAGTTAGATTTGGCAATCCGGGAGATTCGAGCTCCGTGATCGAACGATCTCCATCGCCGGAAGCAGCCAATATTCTGGCGGCAACTATTGAATCGAGCGGGAGAAAAGCAATTGAATTATCCGTATCAAAACCCGAGTCGGTGATCGAGGAAGAAAAAACAGAAATAAGCCTGTCACCTTACAGCAAAGAAATTATACCTTCTTCAAGGATAAAATCTCCTCCATTTGCAAAACTTAAAACCTTTTCTGTATATGTGAACGGCAAGAAAATGAACATCGGAAGAAAACCTGTATTTGTTAAAAATACCCTGATGGTGCCGGCGGTAGGTTTTCTCTCTTTTTGCGGGTTCGAGACGTCTTTTGACAAAAAGATAAAAACACTTACGGCGAGACAGAGCACCGAAGTAGAGGTCAGAATGACCTCAGGTTCAAATATCATCACTGTGAACGGGAAAGAGCGTACGATGCAGGCTGCGGTTCAGAAAAAAGCCGGAAAGCTTTTTATCCCGTTGATACCGACAGCAAAATGGGCGGGACTCGGGGCGGTATGGGATAAAGGCGCAAAGGCCTTATATATTTCCCCGAGGATAACAAAGATCTCATGGGAAGATGTAGGCGGGACAAAATCCGTCCTGATGACCGCAAGCTCAAAGGTCCCGACTTTTGAAACAGAGGAAAAAGACCGGCCGATGATATTTGTCTTGAAGATACCCAATTTCATATTAGATGTTGATACGGAAAAAATCTCGGTAAAAGAAGACGGGATAAAGGGAATAAAATCCTTCCAGTCGGGCGGCGACATCAAGGTTGGAATATATTTAGAGGAAAAACAGGCGTCAAGAATAATGCAAAACGATAAACAAATTATCATAAGCTTTCCTCCGATGGTGACAGCGGTGACATTTACGGAAGAATCGGAATCGGTAAAGATCAAGATAGCTTCAACAAAACCGGTGCTTTTTGAGACGAGACGGTTGTCCGATCCGGAAAGGATAATAATAGATATCCCCGAAGCGATATACGCGGGGCCTAACCACATCGAAATAGGAAAAGGCGGGGTATTGAGAGTACGCGCGAGCCAGTTCAAAACAGACCCTGTTGTCTCAAGAGTGGTCGTTGACCTTGCAAAAGAACAGGCGTTCAACGCTGTTCTTTCGGATGACAACAGATATTTTTCTCTGGGAGTAGAAAAGGGGGACATCTCCGCACCTCAGGAGGCAAGACCTGCAAAATTGAAGAAAGAAAAGATCCTTAGGGGTAAAGTGATAGTTATCGATCCCGGACACGGCGGTTCGGATCCCGGCGCGTTCGGAGCTTCGGGAGACCGTGTAAAAGAAAAGGACCTCAACCTGGCAACGGCAAAAAAGCTTATAAGGATGCTGTCGGATGCAGGAGCCGTTCCCTTTTTGTCAAGAGAAGAAGATGCCGAGATAAGCCTTGCCGGCAGAGTGGAATTTGCAAGGAACAACAAAGCCGATATACTGATCTGCATGCATTACAACTCTTCTTTTAGAAGCGACATCTCAGGCACCGAGACTTATTATTACAATCCGAACAGCAAGCTCCTGGCCTCGCTCATCCACAGGGACATAGTTTCTGAGCTTGGACGACAGGACAGAGGTCTTGCGCAAGTGAAATTCTATGTTATTTACAATTCTCCGATGCCTTCAGTTCTGGTGGAGCCGGTTTATTTGAGCAACTCTGACGAGGAAAGGCTGGCAACTGACGCTGATTTCCAGGAAAAGGTGGCAAAAGCTATATTCGACGGTATAAAACAGTATTTTGAAGTATTGAAAAAAATAGGATAG
- the queD gene encoding 6-carboxytetrahydropterin synthase QueD: MFEIMIEDTFSAAHQLIGYEGPCENLHGHTWKVSVLIVGKNLNKLGMLFDFKKAKAILKGTTDIFDHKNLNDLKIFKKINPTAENIAKIIYGSFNKKSGKNKLPSGLKVAKTTVWESEVTCATYSL, translated from the coding sequence ATGTTTGAAATAATGATCGAAGATACATTTTCAGCGGCCCACCAGCTTATAGGGTATGAAGGACCCTGCGAGAACCTTCACGGCCATACATGGAAAGTCAGTGTGCTTATTGTCGGAAAAAACCTCAATAAGCTTGGGATGCTCTTCGATTTTAAAAAGGCTAAGGCGATATTAAAAGGTACAACTGATATTTTTGATCACAAAAATCTGAACGATCTCAAAATATTTAAAAAAATAAATCCGACCGCCGAAAACATCGCGAAAATAATATACGGGTCGTTCAATAAAAAATCGGGGAAGAATAAATTGCCGTCAGGCCTCAAGGTGGCAAAAACTACGGTCTGGGAATCGGAGGTGACATGCGCGACATACAGTTTGTAA
- a CDS encoding HD domain-containing protein: protein MFKLPCGVLYIIKALNEKGFKAFLVGGSVRDLLMKTPVYDWDITTSARPEQVTALFEKVVPTGLKYGTVTVMLEDGDFEVTTFRSDEKYSDGRHPDSVTFTADIKDDLSRRDFTVNAIAYDAVNSELIDPFNGQTDINSKLLKAVGDPLARFLEDGLRSMRACRLGAKLGFGIEQKTFDAIPKAAGTFKKVAPERIREELIKMMSADKPSVGIEYMRKSGLLKIVMQELEECLGVEQPKPYHVYDVYHHSIYSCDHAPKELPMVRLAALFHDIAKPSTKKEDTFYGHESESAIVSEKIMKRLKFSNDNIEEVSNLIKNHMFNYTDEWTDSAVRRFINRVGIENIEDLFMLRIADMKAMERDVDPAYLKELKNRIEKVIEKQDALSVSQLKIDGQDVMRELNIGQGPKVGEVLGHLLEKVLDDPSLNEREKLIEMIRRP from the coding sequence ATGTTCAAATTACCCTGCGGCGTATTATATATCATAAAAGCTCTTAACGAAAAAGGTTTTAAGGCCTTTCTTGTCGGTGGCAGCGTGAGAGACCTTTTGATGAAAACCCCTGTATACGACTGGGATATCACGACATCGGCAAGGCCGGAACAGGTGACGGCGCTTTTTGAAAAAGTGGTCCCGACCGGGCTCAAATACGGTACCGTGACCGTGATGCTTGAAGACGGTGATTTTGAGGTGACGACCTTCAGAAGCGACGAAAAGTATTCCGACGGCAGGCATCCGGACAGCGTCACCTTTACTGCCGATATAAAAGACGACCTTTCGAGGAGGGATTTCACCGTCAACGCCATCGCTTATGACGCGGTAAATAGCGAACTGATCGACCCGTTTAACGGGCAGACCGACATAAATTCAAAATTATTAAAGGCCGTAGGAGATCCGTTAGCGCGGTTTTTGGAGGACGGGCTCCGTTCGATGAGAGCCTGCAGATTAGGCGCGAAACTCGGGTTTGGTATCGAACAAAAGACTTTTGATGCGATCCCGAAAGCCGCCGGGACGTTCAAAAAAGTCGCTCCGGAAAGGATACGCGAAGAACTGATCAAGATGATGTCCGCAGACAAACCTTCGGTCGGTATAGAATATATGAGAAAATCCGGGCTTTTAAAGATCGTCATGCAGGAACTTGAAGAATGCCTCGGGGTCGAGCAGCCAAAGCCGTATCATGTATATGATGTCTATCATCACAGCATATATTCCTGCGATCACGCCCCGAAAGAGCTTCCTATGGTGCGGCTTGCGGCACTGTTCCATGATATTGCAAAACCCTCCACAAAAAAGGAAGATACTTTTTACGGCCATGAATCTGAAAGCGCCATTGTTTCGGAAAAGATAATGAAACGCCTGAAATTCAGCAATGATAATATTGAAGAAGTCTCAAACCTGATAAAGAATCATATGTTCAATTACACGGACGAATGGACCGACAGCGCTGTGAGGCGTTTTATCAACAGGGTAGGCATCGAAAATATCGAGGACCTGTTCATGCTGAGGATCGCTGACATGAAAGCGATGGAAAGGGATGTCGACCCCGCATACCTGAAGGAGCTTAAAAACAGGATAGAAAAAGTGATCGAAAAACAGGATGCGCTTTCCGTCTCACAGTTAAAAATTGACGGTCAGGATGTCATGAGAGAGCTTAATATCGGACAGGGGCCGAAGGTGGGGGAGGTGCTCGGGCATCTGCTGGAAAAAGTCCTGGACGATCCCAGCCTTAACGAAAGGGAAAAATTGATAGAGATGATCAGAAGACCCTGA
- a CDS encoding GspE/PulE family protein, with the protein MKKEHPQQQNLNGATTLVNDLIEKAVGIGASDIHLEPTQHNLKVRFRVDGILQNAVTVHRSMISSVVSRVKIMVDLDIAETRLPQDGKTHLSMGGKEIDIRVSTIPVIFGEKTVLRLLDRNSILRTLDDLGMQEEDLHKYRKVINRPQGLVLVTGPTGSGKTTTLYASLNEINSPEKNIIAIEDPVEYQLPNINQTQVNYKTGYSFEKGLRSILRQDPDIVMVGEIRDEVTARIAVQAAMTGHLVFSTLHTNSAAGAIERLTDMGIENYLIASSLSCVIGQRLVRLSCPKCRECSFTGFKGRTGIYEIIFISDEIRNLISKKAERKSLEKAASLKNLFEAGIEKAKDGLTTEEEVQKSVCQDQ; encoded by the coding sequence ATGAAGAAAGAACATCCTCAGCAGCAGAATTTAAATGGAGCGACCACGCTTGTAAATGATCTTATAGAAAAAGCGGTCGGGATAGGTGCAAGCGATATCCACCTTGAGCCGACCCAGCACAATCTGAAGGTGCGTTTCCGTGTCGACGGGATACTGCAGAACGCTGTGACTGTCCACAGGTCGATGATATCTTCGGTCGTCTCCCGCGTAAAAATCATGGTGGACCTGGACATCGCCGAGACGCGCCTTCCCCAGGACGGGAAAACGCATCTTTCTATGGGCGGCAAAGAGATCGATATCAGGGTCTCGACGATCCCTGTCATATTCGGGGAAAAAACCGTTCTGAGGCTGCTTGACAGGAACAGTATTTTAAGGACCCTTGACGATCTGGGAATGCAGGAGGAGGACCTGCATAAATATAGAAAGGTCATCAACAGGCCGCAGGGGCTTGTGCTTGTGACAGGACCGACGGGTTCGGGAAAAACGACGACGCTTTACGCGTCCCTGAACGAGATAAATTCACCGGAAAAGAACATCATCGCCATCGAAGATCCCGTCGAATATCAGCTCCCGAACATAAATCAGACGCAGGTAAATTACAAGACGGGATATTCATTTGAAAAAGGTCTCCGCTCTATACTGAGGCAGGATCCGGATATCGTCATGGTAGGTGAGATCAGGGATGAAGTGACCGCGCGTATCGCCGTGCAGGCGGCGATGACAGGGCACCTGGTGTTTTCTACTCTCCATACAAATTCGGCGGCAGGAGCGATAGAGCGGCTCACGGACATGGGGATAGAAAATTATCTTATAGCATCTTCTTTGTCCTGTGTCATCGGGCAAAGGCTTGTCCGGCTTTCGTGCCCGAAATGCAGAGAATGTTCTTTTACCGGGTTCAAGGGCAGGACAGGGATCTACGAGATAATATTTATCAGCGATGAGATACGGAACCTGATCTCAAAAAAAGCCGAAAGAAAATCCCTGGAAAAAGCAGCCTCGTTAAAAAATCTTTTTGAGGCCGGGATAGAGAAAGCAAAGGACGGCCTGACAACAGAGGAAGAAGTCCAAAAAAGTGTCTGCCAAGACCAATGA
- a CDS encoding lysophospholipid acyltransferase family protein has product MLKNVILTVLTVIFAVSTFFLGCAAALFLITLGCPRKKAFEDISRPWARAVLKIAGIRLFVSGKENLCFDGPKVIVSNHQGNFDIPILIAALPINFRFLVKKELFRVPFFGWYIKNRGDISIDREKGQKAHNTLKITAETVKKGEPVLIFPEGTRSRDGKLGQFKRGSLVLAADSGAKIVPVGITGSFNIQKKGGFFINPAEVRVNIGKPVDLNENCNACETINAGKLETIRDSIISLIENK; this is encoded by the coding sequence ATGTTAAAAAATGTTATTTTAACGGTATTGACGGTTATTTTTGCTGTTTCGACCTTCTTTCTGGGATGCGCCGCAGCGCTTTTTCTCATAACATTAGGTTGCCCCAGAAAAAAGGCCTTTGAAGATATCTCACGGCCCTGGGCAAGAGCGGTATTGAAGATCGCCGGCATACGTCTTTTTGTCTCCGGGAAGGAGAACTTATGCTTTGACGGGCCAAAAGTGATCGTCTCAAACCACCAGGGCAATTTCGATATCCCGATCCTGATCGCAGCCCTCCCGATAAATTTCAGGTTCCTGGTAAAAAAAGAGCTGTTCAGAGTGCCGTTTTTCGGATGGTATATTAAGAACAGAGGTGATATCTCTATCGACAGGGAAAAAGGACAGAAAGCCCATAACACGCTGAAAATAACGGCTGAGACCGTAAAAAAAGGAGAGCCGGTGCTTATCTTTCCCGAAGGGACCAGGAGCCGTGACGGAAAACTCGGGCAGTTCAAGAGGGGAAGCCTCGTGCTCGCGGCTGATTCAGGCGCGAAGATCGTTCCGGTGGGCATAACCGGAAGTTTTAATATCCAGAAAAAAGGGGGCTTTTTTATAAACCCCGCAGAAGTGCGCGTGAACATCGGAAAACCCGTTGATTTAAATGAGAACTGCAATGCCTGCGAGACTATCAATGCCGGTAAATTAGAGACAATTCGCGACAGCATAATTTCCTTGATAGAAAATAAATAA
- the smpB gene encoding SsrA-binding protein SmpB — protein sequence MPRYKKIIAENRKAFFDFDISETVEAGIVLRGSEVKSIRRGSINLKDSFARPEKGEMMLYGMHVSPYKFAGKDDMNPLRTRKLLLKRTEIKKLAGRATEKGLSIIPLKIYFLGNYAKIELGIAKGKRLYDKKEKIKRRDLDRDMGRELVDRNNRDKTRG from the coding sequence ATGCCACGATATAAAAAGATCATCGCGGAAAACCGCAAGGCTTTCTTCGATTTTGACATATCAGAGACCGTCGAAGCGGGGATAGTGCTCCGCGGGAGCGAAGTAAAGTCCATCAGGAGGGGAAGCATCAACCTGAAAGACAGTTTCGCGCGCCCTGAAAAAGGGGAAATGATGCTGTACGGTATGCACGTAAGCCCGTACAAATTTGCCGGAAAAGATGATATGAACCCCCTGAGGACAAGGAAGCTGCTTTTAAAAAGGACGGAGATTAAAAAGCTGGCCGGCAGGGCGACCGAAAAAGGGCTGTCGATAATACCGTTAAAGATATACTTTTTGGGAAATTACGCGAAGATTGAACTGGGCATCGCAAAAGGGAAAAGGCTGTACGATAAAAAGGAAAAAATAAAAAGAAGAGACCTGGACAGGGACATGGGGAGAGAATTAGTTGACAGGAATAACCGAGACAAAACCCGCGGATAA
- the dapF gene encoding diaminopimelate epimerase — protein MQFVKMQGTGNDFVLVDAGAQDMNGIDLASFSKEICDRHYGAGADGVILVLPSVKANFKMRVINPDGSEAEMCGNGIRCFARYVWEKSEDKKEVISVETLAGIKIPAVIVENGDFIGVEVDMGVPEIIALQEQLIIEGIKYKINKVSMGNPHCVIFADNIENIEISKIGPIIENLPQFPGRTNVEFAKVINKKEIELKVWERGAGETLACGTGACAAAVAAASNDLTDKKVTVHLPGGALNIEWADDSHVIMRGPAEKVFEGVYSLK, from the coding sequence ATACAGTTTGTAAAAATGCAGGGCACGGGCAACGATTTTGTACTGGTCGATGCAGGGGCGCAGGACATGAACGGTATCGATCTGGCGAGTTTCTCCAAAGAGATCTGTGACAGGCATTACGGCGCGGGGGCTGACGGAGTGATATTGGTCCTTCCCTCGGTCAAGGCAAATTTCAAAATGAGGGTCATAAACCCCGACGGGAGTGAAGCTGAGATGTGCGGGAACGGTATCCGCTGTTTTGCCAGGTACGTCTGGGAAAAAAGCGAAGATAAAAAAGAAGTGATATCCGTCGAGACCCTTGCTGGCATAAAGATCCCTGCGGTTATAGTCGAGAACGGAGATTTCATCGGCGTCGAAGTGGACATGGGTGTTCCGGAAATAATCGCTCTGCAGGAACAGCTGATCATCGAGGGGATAAAATATAAAATAAACAAAGTTTCGATGGGGAATCCGCATTGCGTCATATTTGCGGATAACATCGAAAATATCGAGATCTCAAAGATCGGCCCGATCATCGAGAACCTTCCTCAGTTCCCTGGCAGGACAAATGTCGAATTCGCAAAAGTGATCAACAAAAAAGAAATAGAACTGAAAGTCTGGGAAAGAGGCGCGGGGGAGACGCTTGCATGCGGTACCGGCGCGTGCGCTGCGGCAGTTGCGGCCGCGTCAAACGATTTGACCGACAAAAAGGTCACGGTCCATCTTCCCGGAGGGGCTCTTAATATCGAATGGGCGGATGACAGCCATGTCATCATGAGAGGGCCGGCAGAAAAAGTCTTTGAAGGCGTCTATTCTTTAAAGTGA
- a CDS encoding class I SAM-dependent methyltransferase, with product MHPYEEDQNKFFGDLYKKHGYSHKSLCWETPFTQQARFIELLKICAMVNTSGTITILDFGCGLGHLYKFIKDQKLIENWKLDYTGVDINKDFIEAAKREMPMVKFRIKNDSVYSEKYDFVLASGLYNLKFSEDFDIHKYYTEELIKLFAIAQRGVAVNFQSNGAIPLIPKHLLEQEKKKFYFHDKQEVLNNLKKVTENIKFVDGYLPHDFTVYLLK from the coding sequence ATGCATCCATACGAAGAAGACCAAAATAAATTCTTTGGCGATCTCTATAAAAAACACGGTTATAGCCATAAATCACTGTGCTGGGAAACGCCTTTTACTCAGCAGGCAAGGTTTATCGAGCTTCTTAAGATATGCGCCATGGTCAATACTTCCGGGACCATTACCATACTTGATTTTGGCTGCGGGCTCGGGCACCTCTATAAGTTCATAAAAGACCAGAAATTGATAGAGAACTGGAAACTGGATTATACGGGAGTCGATATAAATAAAGACTTTATTGAAGCAGCCAAAAGGGAAATGCCGATGGTGAAATTCAGGATAAAGAATGATTCCGTTTACAGTGAAAAATATGATTTCGTGCTCGCTTCAGGTCTTTACAATTTGAAGTTCTCCGAAGATTTTGATATTCATAAATATTACACAGAGGAGCTGATTAAACTTTTTGCAATTGCACAAAGAGGGGTAGCTGTAAATTTTCAAAGTAATGGCGCGATCCCTCTTATACCGAAACATCTGCTCGAGCAGGAAAAAAAGAAGTTTTATTTTCATGATAAGCAGGAAGTCCTGAATAATCTGAAAAAAGTAACAGAGAATATCAAATTTGTTGACGGCTATCTTCCACACGATTTTACGGTGTATTTGTTGAAATAA